From one Lycium ferocissimum isolate CSIRO_LF1 chromosome 7, AGI_CSIRO_Lferr_CH_V1, whole genome shotgun sequence genomic stretch:
- the LOC132065209 gene encoding uncharacterized protein LOC132065209 isoform X3: protein MARPRRFKATPLDTEITSANSHEVRCKRFKVAPPEAGSASQTCTGARSGASSSNGSDHVSMPPTHGPEYASSESDSSDDDDVPPTSSETTANEGGTITEGRLKVRDIWSLPTGKRIIIPCNELGQPIDDAGGLLGGFMGDLGSDFSKFPMCYKSWRKVPANYKNSVYDDIIQKKILVEDSRLRDYMMKSIGKTWKDTRCSLYHSFYKESRTFEENVARRPSGIDLDQWTWFLQYRKDKKTQVTYYLKMCKQNAENRRKQTYTHTNGSKSLPRRKAEEERKRGRPMSRGELWPLTHKRKDSTYMNEAAKLIGEQIERIESQDGVSKKISEFDSLAQVLGKEHAGRVRGVGYGPTPTQVFGQTAYQFKGVSSTQANRDHEMEEMKLKMQELQSVVESERSRRRALENFLTRYIVQQGMELPAELADMGSAATASNRPRPSSSSKC from the exons ATGGCTAGGCCAAGAAGGTTCAAGGCTACACCACTTGATACAGAGATCACTTCTGCAAATTCTCATGAGGTTAGGTGTAAACGCTTTAAGGTTGCACCACCTGAAGCTGGTTCTGCATCACAAACTTGTACTGGAGCTCGTTCTGGTGCTTCGTCGTCTAATGGTAGTGATCATGTTAGCATGCCACCGACACATGGGCCTGAGTATGCTTCATCTGAATCTGATTCAtcagatgatgatgatgtccCTCCTACTTCTAGTGAGACTACTGCAA ATGAGGGTGGTACCATTACAGAAGGAAGACTGAAGGTGCGAGATATTTGGTCACTTCCTACGGGTAAAAGGATTATCATCCCGTGCAATGAGCTTGGCCAACCAATAGATGATGCAGGTGGTCTCTTGGGTGGCTTCATGGGAGATTTAGGGTCTGACTTTTCTAAATTTCCTATGTGTTACAAGTCATGGCGTAAGGTTCCAGCTAACTACAAGAATAGCGTATATGACGACATTATACAG AAGAAGATTCTTGTGGAGGATAGTCGATTAAGAGACTACATGATGAAGAGTATTGGAAAGACATGGAAAGATACTAGGTGTTCTCTCTATCATAGCTTTTATAAAGAGTCACGGACTTTTGAGGAAAATGTTGCAAGACGTCCCAGTGGAATTGATCTTGACCAGTGGACATGGTTTCTTCAATACCGCAAGGATAAGAAAACACAGGTAACATATTATTTG AAGATGTGCAAGCAGAATGCTGAAAATCGACGGAAGCAAACTTACACACACACTAATGGTTCAAAAAGCTTACCTAGGAGAAAAGCTGAAGAG GAGCGTAAACGTGGGAGACCAATGAGTAGAGGAGAGTTGTGGCCCTTGACTCACAAACGGAAAGACTCGACATATATGAATGAAGCAGCCAAGCTTATTGGT GAGCAAATAGAGAGGATTGAAAGTCAGGATGGCGTGTCAAAGAAAATTTCAGAATTTGATTCACTTGCACAAGTATTAGGAAAGGAGCACGCTGGTCGGGTTCGAGGAGTGGGTTATGGGCCGACACCTACTCAAGTGTTTGGCCAAACAGCCTATCAATTTAAGGGTGTATCTTCAACACAAGCTAATCGAGATCATGAAATGGAGGAGATGAAGTTGAAGATGCAGGAGCTTCAATCCGTGGTGGAAAGTGAGAGATCTAGAAGGCGTGCTCTTGAGAACTTTCTAACAAGATATATAGTCCAACAAGGAATGGAATTGCCGGCCGAGTTGGCTGATATGGGTAGTGCTGCGACG GCATCAAACAGGCCAAGACCATCTTCCTCATCCAAATGTTGA
- the LOC132065209 gene encoding uncharacterized protein LOC132065209 isoform X2 codes for MARPRRFKATPLDTEITSANSHEVRCKRFKVAPPEAGSASQTCTGARSGASSSNGSDHVSMPPTHGPEYASSESDSSDDDDVPPTSSETTASKKKSYWIVSLIDEGGTITEGRLKVRDIWSLPTGKRIIIPCNELGQPIDDAGGLLGGFMGDLGSDFSKFPMCYKSWRKVPANYKNSVYDDIIQKKILVEDSRLRDYMMKSIGKTWKDTRCSLYHSFYKESRTFEENVARRPSGIDLDQWTWFLQYRKDKKTQKMCKQNAENRRKQTYTHTNGSKSLPRRKAEEERKRGRPMSRGELWPLTHKRKDSTYMNEAAKLIGEQIERIESQDGVSKKISEFDSLAQVLGKEHAGRVRGVGYGPTPTQVFGQTAYQFKGVSSTQANRDHEMEEMKLKMQELQSVVESERSRRRALENFLTRYIVQQGMELPAELADMGSAATASNRPRPSSSSKC; via the exons ATGGCTAGGCCAAGAAGGTTCAAGGCTACACCACTTGATACAGAGATCACTTCTGCAAATTCTCATGAGGTTAGGTGTAAACGCTTTAAGGTTGCACCACCTGAAGCTGGTTCTGCATCACAAACTTGTACTGGAGCTCGTTCTGGTGCTTCGTCGTCTAATGGTAGTGATCATGTTAGCATGCCACCGACACATGGGCCTGAGTATGCTTCATCTGAATCTGATTCAtcagatgatgatgatgtccCTCCTACTTCTAGTGAGACTACTGCAAGTAAGAAGAAGAGCTATTGGATTGTCAGTCTTATTG ATGAGGGTGGTACCATTACAGAAGGAAGACTGAAGGTGCGAGATATTTGGTCACTTCCTACGGGTAAAAGGATTATCATCCCGTGCAATGAGCTTGGCCAACCAATAGATGATGCAGGTGGTCTCTTGGGTGGCTTCATGGGAGATTTAGGGTCTGACTTTTCTAAATTTCCTATGTGTTACAAGTCATGGCGTAAGGTTCCAGCTAACTACAAGAATAGCGTATATGACGACATTATACAG AAGAAGATTCTTGTGGAGGATAGTCGATTAAGAGACTACATGATGAAGAGTATTGGAAAGACATGGAAAGATACTAGGTGTTCTCTCTATCATAGCTTTTATAAAGAGTCACGGACTTTTGAGGAAAATGTTGCAAGACGTCCCAGTGGAATTGATCTTGACCAGTGGACATGGTTTCTTCAATACCGCAAGGATAAGAAAACACAG AAGATGTGCAAGCAGAATGCTGAAAATCGACGGAAGCAAACTTACACACACACTAATGGTTCAAAAAGCTTACCTAGGAGAAAAGCTGAAGAG GAGCGTAAACGTGGGAGACCAATGAGTAGAGGAGAGTTGTGGCCCTTGACTCACAAACGGAAAGACTCGACATATATGAATGAAGCAGCCAAGCTTATTGGT GAGCAAATAGAGAGGATTGAAAGTCAGGATGGCGTGTCAAAGAAAATTTCAGAATTTGATTCACTTGCACAAGTATTAGGAAAGGAGCACGCTGGTCGGGTTCGAGGAGTGGGTTATGGGCCGACACCTACTCAAGTGTTTGGCCAAACAGCCTATCAATTTAAGGGTGTATCTTCAACACAAGCTAATCGAGATCATGAAATGGAGGAGATGAAGTTGAAGATGCAGGAGCTTCAATCCGTGGTGGAAAGTGAGAGATCTAGAAGGCGTGCTCTTGAGAACTTTCTAACAAGATATATAGTCCAACAAGGAATGGAATTGCCGGCCGAGTTGGCTGATATGGGTAGTGCTGCGACG GCATCAAACAGGCCAAGACCATCTTCCTCATCCAAATGTTGA
- the LOC132065208 gene encoding uncharacterized protein LOC132065208 — protein sequence MMDKSWILKPRTTLEYKKGLQIFLDFAFSNVSSDNRIKCPCSSCGFRLYQTRAEVFDHLLFSPFPAGYTVWLLHGEKDVGETSATGHESQHIEARDNPMQDMVNDVFNFCGQPIDQEHATSHGSETEGEDNMLPLPDGPNDKVKEFYELMRDGEQELYQGCVKYSKLSFLVRLYHIKCMCGMSDKAMTMIIELLHDAFENAKIPKSFYEAKKTIKKLGLSYKKIHACPNDCMLYRGADKERQECKRCSTSRWKVNSKKKNSSDLEANKKKTPQPAKVLRYFPLIPRLQRLFMSSKTSTDMRWHSVDCHKDGLLRHPRDAEAWKKFDFTFPEFSQDPRNVRLALASDGFNPFGHMSANHSIWPVVLIPYNTPPWELWDGVQTFDALSTETFKMRAALMWTISDFPGYGILSGWSTYGKFACPMCNIDTIPCRLQHSRKWCFMGHRRFLNAGHKFRLAKVRFDGTVDKRNPPVQLSGSDILRQVENLHVSFGKMPITEVNGKKRRRGKQNIQSDYPQWKKKSIFFELPYWEFNSLRHNLDVMHIEKNVCDNVINTLLNETGKSKDHVNARKDLQSMGIKSDLWPDEHGDYPSAIFTMTNEQKDIFLRTLMNVVVPDGYSSNISRCVDVKQRRLFGLKSHDCHILMQQLLPIALRNALHGLVSAVIADLSSFFRQLCSKVLNPMDLDNLQNQIILTLCHLEMIFPPSFFTVMVHLVVHLVDEVRRGGPIHYRWMYPIERFLGHLKSFVRNMAQPEGSIAEGYLADEILTFCSRYFEDVETRMNRPRRVDDKPDDVGYHEKETMFPKIGKSVAGSYFKLPPMQKLQAHRHVLINCPAVDPFIQEFRTETKRRLRSRTRSESTIDKIVHKEFVDWFQKRILNDVNEHSRELRWLAVGPLEEAKRFTSYNVNGFKFRTLSREQGLKTQNCGVFGTFDTRSYASNRDNNMVVGGVPYYGKLVDIIELNYNGQFTVTLFKCQWANTTTDRGIKKDELGFTSVNFSHLIHLGDREEHEPYILASQAQLVYYVDDEKEKQWSAVVHLKPRDLYDMGEETEEESIYDVISSSQEDLGSRFPDGDQDLRLTRDENRR from the exons AT GATGGATAAGAGTTGGATACTGAAGCCTCGTACTACACTTGAGTATAAGAAAGGGCTACAAATATTTTTAGACTTTGCATTTTCTAATGTGTCATCTGATAATAGGATTAAGTGTCCTTGTTCTAGTTGTGGGTTTAGACTATATCAGACAAGAGCAGAGGTATTCGATCATCTGTTGTTCAGCCCTTTTCCGGCAGGTTACACTGTTTGGTTATTACATGGTGAGAAGGATGTAGGAGAAACTTCAGCCACTGGACATGAAAGTCAACATATTGAAGCTCGTGATAATCCAATGCAAGACATGGTTAATGATGTTTTCAATTTCTGTGGACAACCTATTGACCAAGAACATGCCACATCGCATGGATCAGAAACCGAAGGCGAAGATAACATGTTGCCTTTACCTGATGGTCCAAATGATAAAGTTAAAGAGTTTTATGAATTAATGAGGGATGGGGAACAAGAACTTTATCAGGGGTGTGTGAAGTACTCAAAGTTGTCTTTTCTAGTGAGACTTTATCACATTAAGTGCATGTGTGGGATGAGTGATAAAGCCATGACGATGATAATAGAGCTGTTGCATGATGCCTTTGAGAATGCAAAGATCCCCAAGTCATTCTATGAGGCCAAGAAAACTATTAAAAAACTTGGTCTTAGTTATAAGAAAATACATGCATGTCCAAATGATTGCATGTTATATAGGGGAGCAGATAAAGAAAGACAAGAATGCAAGCGATGTAGCACATCTAGATGGAAGGTTAAttctaagaaaaaaaattccagtGATCTTGAAGCAAATAAAAAGAAGACACCGCAACCTGCAAAAGTTCTTCGTTATTTTCCTCTAATTCCACGACTGCAAAGGTTGTTCATGTCTAGTAAGACATCCACTGATATGAGATGGCATAGTGTTGATTGTCATAAGGATGGCTTATTGAGGCATCCAAGAGATGCTGAAGCATGGAAAAAGTTTGACTTCACATTTCCTGAATTTTCTCAAGATCCACGTAATGTCCGTCTTGCCTTAGCGAGTGATGGGTTCAATCCTTTTGGACATATGAGTGCTAATCATAGCATTTGGCCAGTGGTTCTAATTCCGTACAACACCCCTCCTTGG GAGTTGTGGGATGGTGTTCAGACCTTTGATGCTTTGTCAACTGAAACTTTCAAAATGAGAGCAGCATTGATGTGGACAATTAGTGATTTTCCAGGATATGGTATTTTGTCTGGGTGGAGCACGTATGGTAAGTTTGCTTGTCCCATGTGTAATATCGATACCATACCCTGTCGACTTCAACATAGTAGAAAATGGTGCTTTATGGGCCATCGTCGGTTTCTAAATGCTGGTCACAAGTTTAGATTGGCCAAGGTCCGATTTGATGGTACGGTTGACAAACGAAATCCACCTGTACAATTATCAGGCTCAGACATTTTAAGACAAGTTGAGAATCTACATGTTTCCTTTGGAAAAATGCCAATAACTGAAGTTAatgggaaaaaaagaagacgTGGGAAACAGAATATCCAAAGTGATTATCCACAGtggaaaaaaaagagtatattcTTTGAACTTCCGTATTGGGAGTTTAACTCATTGCGTCACAATCTTGATGTAATGCATATTGAGAAAAATGTGTGTGACAATGTGATAAATACTTTGCTCAATGAAACTGGAAAGTCAAAAGATCACGTTAATGCTCGAAAAGACCTACAATCAATGGGCATAAAATCTGATCTTTGGCCTGATGAGCATGGAGATTATCCCTCTGCTATTTTTACTATGACAAATGAACAGAAAGACATTTTTTTAAGGACTTTAATGAATGTGGTTGTTCCAGATGGTTACTCAAGCAATATCTCGAGATGCGTTGATGTGAAGCAACGAAGATTATTTGGGTTGAAAAGTCATGATTGCCATATTCTTATGCAGCAACTATTACCAATAGCGTTGAGGAACGCATTACATGGCTTAGTGTCTGCAGTTATAGCTGATCTTTCATCATTTTTTCGGCAGTTATGTTCTAAAGTGTTGAATCCCATGGACCTTGATAACCTCCAAAATCAAATCATTCTCACTTTGTGTCATTTAGAAATGATATTTCCTCCATCTTTCTTTACTGTCATGGTTCACTTAGTTGTTCATTTAGTTGATGAAGTGAGACGTGGTGGCCCGATACATTATCGATGGATGTATCCTATAGAAAG GTTCTTGGGGCATTTGAAGTCTTTTGTACGTAACATGGCGCAACCTGAAGGATCAATTGCTGAAGGTTATTTGGCAGATGAAATTCTAACATTCTGCTCAAGATATTTTGAAGATGTCGAGACAAGAATGAATAGGCCGAGGCGTGTGGATGATAAACCTGATGATGTTGGATATCATGAAAAGGAAACTATGTTCCCAAAAATTGGCAAATCAGTAGCGGGTTCATATTTTAAGCTACCACCAATGCAGAAGCTACAAGCACATCGTCATGTGTTAATTAATTGTCCAGCAGTTGACCCATTTATCCA GGAATTTAGGACAGAAACAAAGAGAAGGTTAAGGAGTCGAACTCGGTCGGAATCTACGATAGATAAAATTGTGCACAAAGAATTTGTTGACTGGTTTCAAAAGCGA ATTTTGAATGACGTCAACGAGCATTCCAGGGAACTTAGGTGGCTTGCAGTTGGACCACTTGAAGAAGCTAAGAGATTTACTTCATACAATGTCAATGGATTCAAATTTAGAACTCTATCACGAGAGCAGGGGCTGAAAACTCAAAACTGTGGAGTATTTGGTACATTTGATACTAGAAGTTATGCAAGCAACCGTGACAACAATATGGTAGTTGGAGGTGTTCCGTATTACGGAAAATTGGTGGACATAATCGAATTGAACTACAATGGTCAATTTACAGTTACATTGTTCAAGTGTCAATGGGCTAATACCACTACTGATAGAGGCATAAAAAAAGACGAGTTGGGATTTACGAGTGTTAATTTTTCCCATTTGATACATCTTGGTGATCGGGAAGAGCATGAGCCGTATATATTGGCATCACAGGCCCAACTTGTATATTACGTTGAtgatgaaaaggaaaaacagTGGAGTGCTGTTGTTCATCTAAAACCAAGAGACTTGTATGACATGGGAGAAGAAACAGAAGAAGAGTCCATTTATGATGtcatttcttcttcacaagAAGATCTGGGTAGTCGGTTTCCTGATGGCGATCAAGATTTACGATTGACAAGGGATGAAaatagaagatga
- the LOC132065209 gene encoding uncharacterized protein LOC132065209 isoform X1 — protein MARPRRFKATPLDTEITSANSHEVRCKRFKVAPPEAGSASQTCTGARSGASSSNGSDHVSMPPTHGPEYASSESDSSDDDDVPPTSSETTASKKKSYWIVSLIDEGGTITEGRLKVRDIWSLPTGKRIIIPCNELGQPIDDAGGLLGGFMGDLGSDFSKFPMCYKSWRKVPANYKNSVYDDIIQKKILVEDSRLRDYMMKSIGKTWKDTRCSLYHSFYKESRTFEENVARRPSGIDLDQWTWFLQYRKDKKTQVTYYLKMCKQNAENRRKQTYTHTNGSKSLPRRKAEEERKRGRPMSRGELWPLTHKRKDSTYMNEAAKLIGEQIERIESQDGVSKKISEFDSLAQVLGKEHAGRVRGVGYGPTPTQVFGQTAYQFKGVSSTQANRDHEMEEMKLKMQELQSVVESERSRRRALENFLTRYIVQQGMELPAELADMGSAATASNRPRPSSSSKC, from the exons ATGGCTAGGCCAAGAAGGTTCAAGGCTACACCACTTGATACAGAGATCACTTCTGCAAATTCTCATGAGGTTAGGTGTAAACGCTTTAAGGTTGCACCACCTGAAGCTGGTTCTGCATCACAAACTTGTACTGGAGCTCGTTCTGGTGCTTCGTCGTCTAATGGTAGTGATCATGTTAGCATGCCACCGACACATGGGCCTGAGTATGCTTCATCTGAATCTGATTCAtcagatgatgatgatgtccCTCCTACTTCTAGTGAGACTACTGCAAGTAAGAAGAAGAGCTATTGGATTGTCAGTCTTATTG ATGAGGGTGGTACCATTACAGAAGGAAGACTGAAGGTGCGAGATATTTGGTCACTTCCTACGGGTAAAAGGATTATCATCCCGTGCAATGAGCTTGGCCAACCAATAGATGATGCAGGTGGTCTCTTGGGTGGCTTCATGGGAGATTTAGGGTCTGACTTTTCTAAATTTCCTATGTGTTACAAGTCATGGCGTAAGGTTCCAGCTAACTACAAGAATAGCGTATATGACGACATTATACAG AAGAAGATTCTTGTGGAGGATAGTCGATTAAGAGACTACATGATGAAGAGTATTGGAAAGACATGGAAAGATACTAGGTGTTCTCTCTATCATAGCTTTTATAAAGAGTCACGGACTTTTGAGGAAAATGTTGCAAGACGTCCCAGTGGAATTGATCTTGACCAGTGGACATGGTTTCTTCAATACCGCAAGGATAAGAAAACACAGGTAACATATTATTTG AAGATGTGCAAGCAGAATGCTGAAAATCGACGGAAGCAAACTTACACACACACTAATGGTTCAAAAAGCTTACCTAGGAGAAAAGCTGAAGAG GAGCGTAAACGTGGGAGACCAATGAGTAGAGGAGAGTTGTGGCCCTTGACTCACAAACGGAAAGACTCGACATATATGAATGAAGCAGCCAAGCTTATTGGT GAGCAAATAGAGAGGATTGAAAGTCAGGATGGCGTGTCAAAGAAAATTTCAGAATTTGATTCACTTGCACAAGTATTAGGAAAGGAGCACGCTGGTCGGGTTCGAGGAGTGGGTTATGGGCCGACACCTACTCAAGTGTTTGGCCAAACAGCCTATCAATTTAAGGGTGTATCTTCAACACAAGCTAATCGAGATCATGAAATGGAGGAGATGAAGTTGAAGATGCAGGAGCTTCAATCCGTGGTGGAAAGTGAGAGATCTAGAAGGCGTGCTCTTGAGAACTTTCTAACAAGATATATAGTCCAACAAGGAATGGAATTGCCGGCCGAGTTGGCTGATATGGGTAGTGCTGCGACG GCATCAAACAGGCCAAGACCATCTTCCTCATCCAAATGTTGA